Below is a genomic region from Xiphophorus hellerii strain 12219 chromosome 1, Xiphophorus_hellerii-4.1, whole genome shotgun sequence.
gtttatatatataattaaacgAATATTGTAATCAGATGTATCAGCAGTATGTGTCCACGTGTGTGTATTAAGAGCCATAATTGGCTTCGTCGAAAGCTTTCCGGGCTCTCTTCAGCTCCTCGTTCATGGTCAGCAAATCTTTGACGCGGGCAAATTTTCTGGGATCTTTGCGGATCAGAAAAACTATGTCTTCCACCTGGACGCGGCCCTGCCGCCCGATGGACATGGCTTTGTGGGTCATCTCCGTGATGAACTCGATCACCAGGTCCTCCAGGATGTCCACGGACTCTGTGTACGGGTTCTGGTCGTCACCGAAGCCGTACATCATGCAGCGGAGTTCCTTAGAGAAGAGCCGTTTCCTTCTGCCGTGGCCAGCGGCGTCCACCCCGCCGGAGccgtcctccagctcctcctcgaAGCCCggctcgtcctcctcctccgccattactgtagaaataaacacaaatataatTAAAGTCAATTCAACTTTATAAAAACgtaacaaaaaaaaggacatcTCTTACACAGCTGCCTTGTTCAACTGAAGCGCGAGACAACAACAGCCCGGAGAGCGTCTGaatttctacttcctgtttgtatATCGTAGGCTACTTGTAAACAGATTATCAGTGCACTATCGCCACCTGTCGGACTGGAGTGCAGCAGGACATAAACTTGAAAAATCTTTGAGTTTTGCAACTGGTTCATCATTGAAATaaatccattcattcattttcttacacccttgtccttaGTGGGGAAGCAGggatgctggtgcctatctccaggtAGACATCGCAGCgttgatataaataaataattttaataatttacattGACATAGTAGGGAATCAGTATCTGAACCTAGAGTCAACCAGAATCCAGAGACCCTAAATAGGTTAATAGGGTAGGAAGTGCTTTTATTGTATCTGCAGTACAATAAATTCTCACATCAAAGAAGGGATAAAGTATCCGTTTATATTGGTGAATTAATTCCCTTCTTTAGTGGTGTTAATGTGGGCAGAAAGATTTAAGCTTTAGTCTGTTGCTCACTCTCAGTCAAGGCAGGATGTTTTAATAGAAATTCTATGTACAACAAAACTCTGGGTCACgttacagaaaataacaaataaatgaatatggaatcaataaaacaattaattaaaaaaatagatggtCTATAAACAAGGTTGGACAACAGTTAAGATCTGTTTAAAGTGAACAGCCAGAGTGTTTTGAGCTGTGACGTAAGTAGTGGGAGAAAATCTATATTCCTAATGACTGGAGGAAGTGAGTTTCAGAGCCGAGGAGACCAGTGTAAGTTTCATAAAGAGGAACACTACAGTTTAGTTGAACTACTTCGTAGTTATTCAGTTGAACAGCTTCATATTTGTTTCCATTCTGGTTCACATTCCAGTTCAGAAGGGGGCGGTAATGCACACTTTTGCACACCGTTTGCCAAGCGCTATTTAAtctaagaagaagaagaaaaaaaacaacagatatgTAGTCGCACAGCAGATGGTAAGTGCTGAACTGTCATTTTTCAACCTGCTGTCGGCGCTCATAATACGTGAGCACATGTTCTTTTAATAGAAAACTGTGTCCGAGTGCCTAACCAAGTACTAAAGCATTCAGTCTGTCTAACAGCTGTTAACACAAACTCTGGTAAAGATTAGTTGGGAAATGAACTGGGTCCGCATCATTTACACGCCGGCGCATCCTCGGGATGTCCCGCTCTGTTCCAGAGCGAGCGCGTCGTACtcataatattgtttttatggaTAATGTAAACACAAGATTGGCATTTCAAAACCAACATCAGAATGATGTCTGAAGGCAGTGAATCCACGGTCCATCTCTGGGTTGtgttttaacaagaaaattATCTCTGAATATGCCTTCAGTATATGagtccgtctgtctgtccagTTTGTTACCAGCGCCCCTCTGAGTTGCTAAATCTCATAATTAAAGAGTCTGGGGTAACTTCGACAAAAGGTTCGCTTTGAGAAAGGAAATCCTCCTCTATCGCTCAACTTTTTTTGGCCTGGTCGTGCGCCGGCGGACTGTAAAGGAGTGGGCCTGCCGTGATTGACAGACAGCTGGCGCTAACATCATCACTAACTGTGAACTTTCAGTACTGCTTCACTCTTTTCCCCTAATATTCTCCAAACCCAGGTTGTCCCGGTCACAGCGAACAGTAATGGGCGGGTCCAGAGTTTGTTTGAAGACGGTGGTCTGTCTTCGTTAGCGGTTCCGTATGGCGTGGCCGGTCCAGTTTCTCTTCCGGGGCCTTCGCACTGTCGGATTGGTTCTCCTCTACTATGTCTTCTCCATAGGCATCACCTTCT
It encodes:
- the taf13 gene encoding transcription initiation factor TFIID subunit 13; its protein translation is MAEEEDEPGFEEELEDGSGGVDAAGHGRRKRLFSKELRCMMYGFGDDQNPYTESVDILEDLVIEFITEMTHKAMSIGRQGRVQVEDIVFLIRKDPRKFARVKDLLTMNEELKRARKAFDEANYGS